The following are encoded together in the Tamandua tetradactyla isolate mTamTet1 chromosome 14, mTamTet1.pri, whole genome shotgun sequence genome:
- the RPS27L gene encoding ribosomal protein eS27-like isoform X1 codes for MPLARDLLHPSLEEEKKKHKKKRLVQSPNSYFMDVKCPGCYKITTVFSHAQTVVLCVGCSTVLCQPTGGKARLTEGCSFRRKQH; via the exons ATGCCC TTGGCTAGAGATTTACTACATCCGTCcttggaagaggaaaagaagaagcatAAAAAGAAACGGCTAGTTCAAAGTCCAAATTCTTATTTTATGGATGTAAAATGTCCAG gttgCTACAAGATTACTACGGTTTTCAGCCATGCTCAGACAGTGGTTCTTTGTGTAGGTTGTTCTACAGTATTGTGTCAGCCAACAGGAGGAAAGGCCAGACTCACAGAAG GATGTTCATTTAGAAGAAAACAACACTAA
- the RPS27L gene encoding ribosomal protein eS27-like isoform X2 has product MDVKCPGCYKITTVFSHAQTVVLCVGCSTVLCQPTGGKARLTEGCSFRRKQH; this is encoded by the exons ATGGATGTAAAATGTCCAG gttgCTACAAGATTACTACGGTTTTCAGCCATGCTCAGACAGTGGTTCTTTGTGTAGGTTGTTCTACAGTATTGTGTCAGCCAACAGGAGGAAAGGCCAGACTCACAGAAG GATGTTCATTTAGAAGAAAACAACACTAA